From Passer domesticus isolate bPasDom1 unplaced genomic scaffold, bPasDom1.hap1 HAP1_SCAFFOLD_66, whole genome shotgun sequence, one genomic window encodes:
- the LOC135293044 gene encoding uncharacterized protein LOC135293044 produces MVTSCGCLLVVVDTESALSAPERGADTVLTPSWYLKRMNDDKVPEEFPEGLPDVPEELLAALHEAPSETDSETVPETLAVEESDIVPGSHEKREPIEDTRTLAEPEEYSGSSGGQKAETAGHCDPSKYYILVGTVAASALLLLGAVSGYLVMHQLVKRDRRSQEDKEATGQDWDSSWESCGQPRGEAEPGEGAGSGERAQGNGFRESCRLFPELFAAELARLYKNMSADPSPLPTCSFCALADNASSRDHWISLESPQPTASSWPSYHQYLQDYYLLEDDD; encoded by the exons atggtaacttcttgtgggtgtttgcttgtagttgtggacacagagagtgctctttcagcccctgagcgaggggcagataccgtgctgactccgagctggtacctcaagc ggatgaacgatgacaaggttcctgaagagttccctgaaggattgccggatgttccagaggagctcctggcagccttgcatgaagccccgtCTG agacagattctgagactgtgccggagaccttagctgtggaagaaagtgacattgtgccaggctcacatgaaaaaagagaaccaatagaggacaccaggacacttgctgagcctgaggaatattcag ggtcatccggtgggcaaaaagccgagactgctggacactgtgacccgagcaagtactacatcctagtagggacagtagcagcctcagctttgcttctgcttggggcagtgtctggctatctagtcatgcatcagctggtgaagagagacag gaggagccaggaggacaaagaggcaacaggacaggactgggactcttcctgggaaagctgtggtcagcctagaggtgaagcagagccaggagaaggagcgggaagcggcgagagagcccaaggcaacgggttcagggagagctgccgcctgtttcctgagctctttgcagcagagcttgCCCGGCTgtacaagaacatgagcgcagacccgtcacctctgcccacctgctccttctgtgctctggctgacaacgcctcttcacgggaccactggatttccctggagtcacctcagcccacagcatcctcttggccctcctaccaccaatacctgcaggactactatctcttagaggatgatgattag
- the LOC135293061 gene encoding uncharacterized protein LOC135293061 isoform X2 produces MVLSRYLLLLFLVALPAQNAQSAPAAGQGAGMNDDKVPEEFPEGLPDVPEELLAALHEAPSETDSETVPETLAVEESDIVPGSHEKREPIEDTRTLAEPEEYSGSSGGQKAETAGHCDPSKYYILVGTVAASALLLLGAVSGYLVMHQLVKRDRRSQEDKEATGQDWDSSWESCGQPRGEAEPGEGAGSGERAQGNGFRESCRLFPELFAAELARLYKNMSAYPSPLPTCSFCALADNASSRDHWISLESPQPTASSWPSYHQYLQDYYLLEDDD; encoded by the exons atggtcctgagccgctacctcctgctgctctttctcgtggccctgccagcccagaatgcccagagtgctccagcagctgggcagggagcag ggatgaacgatgacaaggttcctgaagagttccctgaaggattgccggatgttccagaggagctcctggcagccttgcatgaagccccgtCTG agacagattctgagactgtgccggagaccttagctgtggaagaaagtgacattgtgccaggctcacatgaaaaaagagaaccaatagaggacaccaggacacttgctgagcctgaggaatattcag ggtcatccggtgggcaaaaagccgagactgctggacactgtgacccgagcaagtactacatcctagtagggacagtagcagcctcagctttgcttctgcttggggcagtgtctggctatctagtcatgcatcagctggtgaagagagacag gaggagccaggaggacaaagaggcaacaggacaggactgggactcttcctgggaaagctgtggtcagcctagaggtgaagcagagccaggagaaggagcgggaagcggcgagagagcccaaggcaacgggttcagggagagctgccgcctgtttcctgagctctttgcagcagagcttgCCCGGCTgtacaagaacatgagcgcatacccgtcacctctgcccacctgctccttctgtgctctggctgacaacgcctcttcacgggaccactggatttccctggagtcacctcagcccacagcatcctcttggccctcctaccaccaatacctgcaggactactatctcttagaggatgatgattag
- the LOC135293061 gene encoding uncharacterized protein LOC135293061 isoform X1 gives MVLSRYLLLLFLVALPAQNAQSAPAAGQGAVVDTESALSAPERGADTVLTPSWYLKRMNDDKVPEEFPEGLPDVPEELLAALHEAPSETDSETVPETLAVEESDIVPGSHEKREPIEDTRTLAEPEEYSGSSGGQKAETAGHCDPSKYYILVGTVAASALLLLGAVSGYLVMHQLVKRDRRSQEDKEATGQDWDSSWESCGQPRGEAEPGEGAGSGERAQGNGFRESCRLFPELFAAELARLYKNMSAYPSPLPTCSFCALADNASSRDHWISLESPQPTASSWPSYHQYLQDYYLLEDDD, from the exons atggtcctgagccgctacctcctgctgctctttctcgtggccctgccagcccagaatgcccagagtgctccagcagctgggcagggagcag ttgtggacacagagagtgctctttcagcccctgagcgaggggcagataccgtgctgactccgagctggtacctcaagc ggatgaacgatgacaaggttcctgaagagttccctgaaggattgccggatgttccagaggagctcctggcagccttgcatgaagccccgtCTG agacagattctgagactgtgccggagaccttagctgtggaagaaagtgacattgtgccaggctcacatgaaaaaagagaaccaatagaggacaccaggacacttgctgagcctgaggaatattcag ggtcatccggtgggcaaaaagccgagactgctggacactgtgacccgagcaagtactacatcctagtagggacagtagcagcctcagctttgcttctgcttggggcagtgtctggctatctagtcatgcatcagctggtgaagagagacag gaggagccaggaggacaaagaggcaacaggacaggactgggactcttcctgggaaagctgtggtcagcctagaggtgaagcagagccaggagaaggagcgggaagcggcgagagagcccaaggcaacgggttcagggagagctgccgcctgtttcctgagctctttgcagcagagcttgCCCGGCTgtacaagaacatgagcgcatacccgtcacctctgcccacctgctccttctgtgctctggctgacaacgcctcttcacgggaccactggatttccctggagtcacctcagcccacagcatcctcttggccctcctaccaccaatacctgcaggactactatctcttagaggatgatgattag
- the LOC135293060 gene encoding uncharacterized protein LOC135293060 isoform X2 translates to MVLSRYLLLLFLVALPAQNAQSAPAAGQGAETDSETVPETLAVEESDIVPGSHEKREPIEDTRTLAEPEEYSGSSGGQKAETAGHCDPSKYYILVGTVAASALLLLGAVSGYLVMHQLVKRDRRSQEDKEATGQDWDSSWESCGQPRGEAEPGEGAGSGERAQGNGFRDSCRLFPELFAAELARLYKNMSAYPSPLPTCSFCALADNASSRDHWISLESPQPTASSWPSYHQYLQDYYLLEDDD, encoded by the exons atggtcctgagccgctacctcctgctgctctttctcgtggccctgccagcccagaatgcccagagtgctccagcagctgggcagggagcag agacagattctgagactgtgccggagaccttagctgtggaagaaagtgacattgtgccaggctcacatgaaaaaagagaaccaatagaggacaccaggacacttgctgagcctgaggaatattcag ggtcatccggtgggcaaaaagccgagactgctggacactgtgacccgagcaagtactacatcctagtagggacagtagcagcctcagctttgcttctgcttggggcagtgtctggctatctagtcatgcatcagctggtgaagagagacag gaggagccaggaggacaaagaggcaacaggacaggactgggactcttcctgggaaagctgtggtcagcctagaggtgaagcagagccaggagaaggagcaggaagcggcgagagagcccaaggcaacgggttcagggacagctgccgcctgtttcctgagctctttgcagcagagcttgCCCGGCTgtacaagaacatgagcgcatacccgtcacctctgcccacctgctccttctgtgctctggctgacaacgcctcttcacgggaccactggatttccctggagtcacctcagcccacagcatcctcttggccctcctaccaccaatacctgcaggactactatctcttagaggatgatgattag
- the LOC135293060 gene encoding uncharacterized protein LOC135293060 isoform X1, which yields MNDDKVPEEFPEGLPDVPEELLAALHEAPSETDSETVPETLAVEESDIVPGSHEKREPIEDTRTLAEPEEYSGSSGGQKAETAGHCDPSKYYILVGTVAASALLLLGAVSGYLVMHQLVKRDRRSQEDKEATGQDWDSSWESCGQPRGEAEPGEGAGSGERAQGNGFRDSCRLFPELFAAELARLYKNMSAYPSPLPTCSFCALADNASSRDHWISLESPQPTASSWPSYHQYLQDYYLLEDDD from the exons atgaatgatgacaaggttcctgaagagttccctgaaggattgccggatgttccagaggagctcctggcagccttgcatgaagccccgtCTG agacagattctgagactgtgccggagaccttagctgtggaagaaagtgacattgtgccaggctcacatgaaaaaagagaaccaatagaggacaccaggacacttgctgagcctgaggaatattcag ggtcatccggtgggcaaaaagccgagactgctggacactgtgacccgagcaagtactacatcctagtagggacagtagcagcctcagctttgcttctgcttggggcagtgtctggctatctagtcatgcatcagctggtgaagagagacag gaggagccaggaggacaaagaggcaacaggacaggactgggactcttcctgggaaagctgtggtcagcctagaggtgaagcagagccaggagaaggagcaggaagcggcgagagagcccaaggcaacgggttcagggacagctgccgcctgtttcctgagctctttgcagcagagcttgCCCGGCTgtacaagaacatgagcgcatacccgtcacctctgcccacctgctccttctgtgctctggctgacaacgcctcttcacgggaccactggatttccctggagtcacctcagcccacagcatcctcttggccctcctaccaccaatacctgcaggactactatctcttagaggatgatgattag